One Helicobacter pylori genomic window, AAACCCCTAACACCCCTAAAAGCTTATCCCCATGCACGATATTCCCTAAATTATCCACCACCACTAGCCTATCCGCATCGCCATCAAAAGCAAAGCCTAAATCCGCGCGGTATTTTTTCACTTCCTGACTCAATTGGTTAGGGTGTAAAGCCCCGCATTGCTCATTAATGTTACACCCATTAGGCTCATCATTAATCACTAACACATCAGCCCCAAGCTCGCTAAAAACGACCGGAGCCACCTTATAAGCCGCGCCATTAGCGGTATCTAGCACGATCCTTAAATTTTGTAAATTCAAATGTTTGGGGAAAGAGTGTTTTAAATGCACGATATAGCGCCCTATGACATCGTCTATCCTTTTAGCGCTACCGACGCTCTCGCCCACTTTATAACTAGAATGCAGTAATCCTTCATCATGAAAGATTTCTTCAATCGCTCTTTCTTCTTCTTCTTTAAGCTTATAGCCATAAGAATTGAAAAACTTAATGCCATTGTCTTCAAAAGGGTTGTGGCTCGCGCTTATCATAATGCCTGCATCACAGCGCATGTCTTCGGTTAAAAACGCGATCGCAGGGGTAGGCATAGGCCCTATTTGGATCACGTTATAGCCTATGGAAGTGAGAGCGCTCACTAAAGCGTTTTCTACCATATAGCCGCTTTTTCTGGTGTCTTTACCGATTAGAATTTTATTCGTTTGAGAATGTTTTTTAAAATACAATCCGGCAGCAATGCCTAAACGCATCACAAACATGGGGGTGAGTTTCACCCCTGCTTTACCCCTCACGCCATCAGTCCCAAAAATTTTCATCGTTATTGAATACCTTTTAAACTATTTTTAATCAATTTTTAGATAGAATTATGCCAAATTTTACATTACAAAGGGATTAAAACAAGGCTATGGCAAATCATAAGTCCGCAGAAAAGCGAATCAGACAGACCATTAAAAGAACCGAGCGCAACAGGTTCTATAAAACTAAAATTAAAAATATCATTAAGGCCGTGCGTGAAGCGGTCGCTGTCAATGATGTAGCAAAAGCTCAAGAGCGTTTGAAGATCGCTAATAAAGAGTTGCATAAATTTGTCAGCAAGGGGATTTTAAAGAAAAACACCGCTTCTAGAAAAGTTTCAAGGCTTAACGCTTCAGTGAAAAAAATCGCTCTCGCTTAGTTTTAAGGCGTTTTTTAACTTCTTTAAGCTCAGTAACGGGTTTTTATTATTGGGCTTCTTTTTAAGTTTTGCGTTTTTTAGATTGTTGCATCTTTTTATTCACATCTTTTTATAGGTAGTTTTGCATGTCTATTCTAGCCGAAAAGCTTTCTTCCATTCTCAAACGATACGACGAACTCACAGCGTTGCTTTCCAGCACTGAAGTGGTTAGCGACATTAAAAAACTCACCGAATTGAGCAAAGAGCAAAGCTCCATTGAAGAAATCTCTATAGCGAGTAAGGAGTATTTGAGCGTTTTAGAGAATATCAAAGAAAATAAAGAGCTTTTAGAAGACAAGGAATTGAGCGAACTGGCTAAAGAAGAGTTAAAAATTTTAGAAATCCAAAAAAGCGATCTAGAAATTGCCATTAAGCAACTCCTTATCCCCAAAGACCCTAACGACGATAAAAACATTTATTTAGAGTTAAGAGCCGGCACGGGGGGCGATGAAGCGGGCATTTTTGTAGGGGATTTGTTTAAGGCGTATTGCCGTTATGCGGATTTGAAAAAATGGAAAGTAGAGGTAGTGAGCTCTAGCGAAAACAGCGTGGGGGGCTATAAAGAAATCATTGTTTTGATTAAGGGCAAGGGCGTGTATTCAAGGCTCAAATTTGAAGCAGGCACGCATCGAGTCCAAAGAGTCCCTGAGACAGAATCTCAAGGGCGCATCCACACTTCCGCTATCACAGTAGCGATCATGCCTGAAGTGGATGATGTGGAAGTTACTCTCAACCCTGGCGATTTAAAGATTGAAGTGTTTCGCGCTGGTGGGCATGGGGGGCAATGCGTCAATACTACAGACTCTGCGGTGCGCATCACGCACCTCCCCACTAATATCAGCGTGAGCATGCAAGATGAAAAATCCCAGCATAAAAACAAGGACAAAGCCCTAAAAATCTTAAAAGCGCGCCTTTATGAAAAACAAATTGAAGAGCAACAGCTCGCTAACGCTAAAGACCGAAAGGAGCAAGTGGGTAGTGGGGACAGGAGTGAAAGGATCCGCACTTATAATTACCCGCAAAACCGCTTGAGCGAACATAGAATCAATTTAACTCTGTATAGTTTAGAAGAAATCATGCTTTCAGGGAATTTAGATGAAGTGATTAACCCTTTAATCGCCCACGCCCAAAGCCAGTTTGAATGAGATTTTTACACGATACGACAAAAGCGATAAAACACCCAAGTATTTTTTAAGATAGCTACCCGCTACGACCAAAAACCCTAAAAGCTCTAAATTTTCGCCCCACACAAAAACAGCGTAAAAGCTTCATAAAATCTAGTTATAAATATAATTTTAAATTCTATATATATATCAATACACTTTTAAAATAAAAATGTTATTCAATCCATTTTGTAACAAAAAATTCACTTTTTTGTGGTATAACTCCAAAGCTCACATTATAAGAGCGAATTGTATTTTGTAAAAGCGAACATATTAGGGACAACTCTCAAATTTTGGTAATCCCCTATATTTTTGCGCCATAGCATGAATGCAATAAAAAAAGAAATCCTTAGGATTTCTCACATTAAGGAGTTTTAAATGAAAAAAGTTTTTTTAGGTATGGCATTAGCCTTTAGTGTGTCTATGGCAGAAAAAAGCGGCGCGTTTTTAGGAGGGGGGTTTCAATATTCTAATTTAGAAAACCAAAACACCACCCGCACCCCAGGCGCTAACAATAACACCCCGATAGACACTTCAATGTTTGGTAGCAATCAAACAGCTCCAGCCCAAGAAACGCCAAGCGCTTCTAAACCGGACACTAAAGTCAATCCAAGCGCAAGCTGGATGAAAAAATAAGAAAGAAGTTATGAAAAAGTCATTCAAAAAATTAGGCTTTGTCTCTTTGGCGGCTAGTGGCGTGCTTTTAGGGAGCATGAACGCTACCGATTTAGAAACCTACGCAGCATTGCAAAAATCATCGCATGTTTTTGGTAATTATGCTGAAAAGGATAAGGATAGTAAATTAACAAGCGATTCACCAACGCAACAACAAGCCCAAAAAGCAGCCCAAAACACTGCTCAAAGCGACAGCCAAGAAGCGACAACGCTTGAAAACACCGCTTCTACTGACAACACAACCGCCACAACTGATGAAACTTATACAAAAAGCGCTGACACTACTGTAGCTGGTGCGGCTAAACAAGTAGAAACCGATAACACAGCCGTTCAAAACGATGAAAAAACTTTAAAAACAGATGTAGCTAAAGTTCAAGCTGATGCTAGTGCTAAAGATTTTGATGAAACCACTTTTAAAGCCGATCAACAAGCAGAGCAAACCGCTGAAACAAATTTACAAAAGGCTGAAGAACAGCTCACTAACGATCAAAACGCTTTAAACACAGATTTACAAGATCAGACGAAAACACCAACCCCAACAACCCCACCAACTAAAGAGGAACCAAAACACACCGCTTCAAGCGGCACACCACCAGCTCCAGAAACCCCACCAGCTAAAAAAGATGAAACAACTGGCATACCAAGCGCTAGCGGGAGTTCTGTGGCAAGCCAGCTAACCAAAGACACCACTATGGTTAATAATCTTAAGAGCGTGAGCGTGAGTGCTATGAACACCACTTTAAGTGGGGTAGAAACCATGTCTCAACAGAGTGCAACGATTGGCAACCTTTTGAATAGCAGCACCGATTTAAGCAGTGTGATTTCCAATGCTCAAGGCTTAAGCAGTGCGTTTAGCGCGTTAGAAAGCGCTCAAAACACTCTAAAAGGCTATTTAAATTCTTCTAGCGCGACGATCGGGCAATTGACAAACGGATCTAATGCGGTCGTGGGCGCGTTAGATAAAGCTATCAATCAAGTGGATATGGCTTTGGCCGATCTTAGTGCAGCTGATACGCAAAAAACGCAAGCCGTTACGCTTGCGACTACCGGTAGTAGCACAACTAACAGCACAACGACAGATGCCATCAATTTCTTAAACGCGCTAAAAAGCAATCTAATGGCTCAAAAAGACGCTTTCATGAATGTGCATAAAAACATTCAAACCGCTGTCGCTCAAGCCCAAGCAACCTACACGCCAAGCGCGATCAACACCAATAATTACGGGCAAATGTATGGGGTAGATGCGATGGCAGGGTATAAGTGGTTCTTTGGTAAAACCAAACGCTTTGGCTTTAGGTCTTAGTGGGGAGCCAGCTTGGAATCATGGAAGGCGCGTCTCAAGTGAATGACTTCACTTATGGCGTGGGCTTTGATGCGCTCTATAACTTCTATGAAAGTAAAGAGGGCTATAACACAGCAGGGTTGTTCTTAGGCTTTGGGTTAGGAGGGGATTCGTTTATCGTTCAAGGAGAGAGCTACTTAAAATCTCAAATGCACATTTGCAACAACACCATAGGCTGTTCAGCGAGCATGAACACGAGCTATTTCCAAATGCCTGTTGAATTTGGTTTTAGGAGCAATTTTTCTAAACACAGCGGGATTGAAGTGGGCTTTAAATTGCCTTTATTCACTAACCAATTCTATAAGGAAAGGGGCGTAGATGGATCAGTAGACGTGTTCTATAAAAGGAACTTCTCTATCTATTTCAACTATATGATCAACTTCTAAGCCTTTCTCTTCTTTCCAATAGAGGGTTTTCTCTCTGTTGGTTTCTTTTTTCTTTTTTTGTGGTGTTTGTTTTGTTGTGTTGGGGGGTTAGGTTTTTGTTTAAGAAAGTTTTTTAAAACTAAAGAAGCGCTTAAAACAGAACCTTTTGTTTTTTAGGTTTTATTTTTTACTTTGGCTTGTTTTCAAAAATCATTTTGATTTCTAAAAATAGTCTATAATGCTCGCAAGAGATATTTTTTAAGGTTATCAATGAAAGCTATAAAAATACTTTTTATAATGACACTCAGTTTGAACGCTATCAGCGTGAATAGGGCGTTGTTTGATTTAAAAGATTCGCAATTAAAAGGGGAATTAACGCCAAAAATAGTGAATTTTGGGGGTTATAAAAGCAGCACCAAAGAGTGGGGAGCTAGCGCTTTAAACTATATCAATGCGGCTAATGGCGATGCGAAAAAATTCAGTGCGTTAGTGGAAAAAATGCGTTTTAACTCCGGTATCTTGGGGAATTTTAGAGCGCATGCGCGTTTGAGGCAAGCCCTAAAATTGCAAAAGAATTTGAAATATTGCCTTAAAATCATCGCTAGGGATTCTTTTTATAGTTACCGCACCGGTATTTATATCCCCTTAGGCATTTCTTTAAAAGATCAAAAAACGGCTCAAAAAATGCTCGCTGATTTGAGCGTGGTAGGGGCGTATCTTAAAAAACAACAAGAGAATGAAAAGGCTCAAAGCCCTTATTACAGGAGCAACAACTATTACAACTCTTACTATAGCCCTTATTATGGCATGTATGGCATGTATGGAATGGGAATGTATGGTATGTATGGTATGGGCATGTATGATTTTTATGACTTTTATGATGGCATGTATGGATTCTACCCTAACATGTTTTTCATGATGCAAGTTCAAGATTACTTGATGTTAGAAAATTATATGTATGCGATCGATCAAGAAGAGATTTTAGACCATGACGATTCTCTTAATCAACTTGATACGCCTACTGATGATGACAGAGATGATAAGGATGATAAATCCTTACAGCAGGCTAATCTCATGAGTTTTTATCGTGATCCTAAATTCAGCAAAGGCATTCAAACCAACCGCTTGAATAGCGCTTTAGTCAATTTAGACAACAGCCGCATGCTCAAAGACAATTCGCTTTTCCACACTAAAGCCATGCCCACTAAAAGCGTGGATGCGATAACTTCTCAAGCCAAAGAGCTTAACCATTTAGTGGGGCAAATCAAAGGAATGAAGCAAGACGGGGCGAGCCCTAGTAAGATTGATTCAGTGGTCAATAAAGCTATGGAAGTGAGGGATAAATTAGACAACAACCTCAACCAATTAGACAATGACTTAAAAGATCAAAAAGGGCTTTCAAGCGAGCAACAAGCTCAAGTGGATAAAGCCCTAGACAGCGTGCAACAATTAAGCCATAGCAGCGATGTGGTGGGGAATTATTTAGACGGGAGTTTGAAAATTGATGGCGATGACAGAGACGATTTGAATGATGCGATGAATAACCCTATGCAACAACCTGTGCAACAAACGCCTATTAACAACATGGACAACACCCGTGCAAATGACAGCAAAGATCAAGGGGGTAACGCGCTCATAAACCCTAACAACACCACCAACGATGATCACAACGATGATCACATGGACACTAACACCACTGACACCGGCAACGCAAACGACACCCCCACTGATGATAAAGATGCTAGCGGCAACAATACCGGCGATATGAATAACACCGATACCGGCAATACGGACACTGGTAACACCGATACCGGTAACACTGATGATATGAGCAACATGAACAACGGCAACGATGATGCGGGTAACGCTAATGATGACATGAACAACGCCAACGACATGGGCGATGACATGAACAACGCCAACGACATGAACGATGACATGGGTAATGGCAACGATGACATGGGCGATATGGGGGACATGAACGACGACATGGGTGGCGATATGGGGAATTGAGATTAAACCCCAACATCAAAGAGTGATAGCCAAAACTTAATATTTTTATTTATAATTCTTTTAAGGGGGATAGGGGGATACTTTGGCGATGAATACCCCTTTAACCCCCAACTAACTCCCTTTAAGAACGCTTTTAAAAATCCAACCAAAGCTTTTTATCATCAAACTAGTGCAAAAAACTCCGTCCTTTAGGGTGCAAGATGTAAGCGCTTAGGCTATATTCAAGCTAACAAAATACCTCTAGTCTTTTTAGGGTAAGAAATGCCCATGCAGACCTTAAAGAGTCTTTCGCATTAGCGTTCGTTAGGGTGCTTTAGTTAAAAAAACCCCTTGCTTTAGAAAAAGGGGGCGGTTCCACATTTTAGACGCTCAAAATTAAAAGCAGAAATCAAAATTTCTTCTTGCTCACATCTTCTAAAATATCTTGGGAGATCCCATCAATCTTAGTGCTGACTTGTAAAGAATGGTTAGCGATAGTCAAATTATCCTGCACATCTTGTTGCAAGGCGTTAATGGAGTTGTGGATGTTTTCTACGCCCTTGTTTTGCATTTTGATAGACTCGGCGTTATCGGCAATGCTTTGAACTAAAATATTAATATTGGCTTCAATCTCGCTGAGCGATTTTTGCGTCCTTTCAGCGAGTTTCCTAACTTCATCAGCCACCACCGCAAAGCCTCTGCCATGCTCGCCGGCTCTTGCGGCTTCAATAGCGGCGTTTAGGGCTAACAGATTCGTTTGATCGGCAATATCTCTAATCATATCCACCACGCTTTTAATGTCTTCGCCTTGAGAGATCATCTCTTGGCTTTTAGAATCAATCGTTGTGATAATATTAGTGATTTCTTCTAAGGATTGGGTGGTGTTTTTTAAGCTTCTTTCTTGTTTGTGGGCGGTTTTAGTCAAGTTATCCACGCAAGTTTTTAAATCTTTGGATTCATGATTGAGCGCGTTCGCAAACCCTAAAGAAGCTTTAAGCATGCTAGAAATTTCTTGCCCTAAAGTGTTGAGCGCTTTTTCCATGTTGGCTTTAGGATCTTGGATGTGGTGGGTGAAATCCAGGTTTTTATAATGCTCTAGGGCGTTATTTAGGGATTCAATATTGGCGCCAATTTGGTTGCGGAAATACTGGATAATGCTATTAATCGTGTTTCTTAAAGCTTGCAAATCTTTATTTTTAGGCACGCATGCGATTTCTTGCGTGAAATCCCCATTTTCCACAAAATTAGCCACTTCAATGCTGTTTTGAATGGCTTTGTTATCGGCTTGAATGCTTTCTTGGGTTTTGAGAATGTTTTCATTGATAGAAGCTTGCATTTGTCCGATTTCATCGTAAGCGCTTGGGGGCGTTAGGCTTATGGCATGGTTATTTTTGGGGTTATTGAGCAAGTTGAAAAAATCATTTAGGGTGTTATTGACCCTACTGATGCGTTTGGTTATGAGATTGGAAATGATAATAAAGACTAAAAAGGCTAACACCAGCACGCCTAAAATCAAAGTGGTGGTAATAATGAATTTGGTGTTTGTCGCTTCTTTAAAGACTAAAGATTTATTGACATATTTTCCGATTGCCCAACGCCAATGATTGCCGTTATTCCCTTTTTCTTCAAAAAGATCAAAGGGCTGTATGGCTAAAAAGGTTTCTGTATTCCCGCTCAATGAATGGTAGCTCAAAGTCCCTGCTTCGTTTTGATTGTAATACTCCACAGCTTTAGCGACTCGTTTGTCTGGATTGATAGCGCTTAAAATCTTATCTTGGATCTCACGATTAGGGCTGATTAAAAGCCTGCCATCTTTCCCCATTAAAAAGGTGTTGCTCTTTTTTTGGCCTATTACATCGGTATAAAAAGCGTCAATGTTTAAAAAGAGGTTCAGCGCGCCTATCACATTTTGATTTTTACCCATTAGGGGGAGGGTAATATCCATGCCATAGATTTTATCGCCATTAACCTCTTTATAATAGGGATCTGAACGGGTTATACTTTTGAGCGAATGGATTTGATTAATCATGTTTTCATTGAGCGTGGTGTTAGGGTAAGCGATTTTTGAATCCATGTTCATTGCAGTGATGACTCGTTCGTTATTATTCGTATAAATTGCACTAATCAATAACACATGAGGGTTTGCCAGCAAAAACTCAGAGAGCATGCGCCTTTTTAGGGTGTCGCTGATAGCGCTATTTTCATCGCTTAAGAATTTTTCAAGGGTGTTAGCGCCCATAAAAATACGCTTCATAATACCTTGAATCTTAAAACTGACTAACTGAGCCTTTTTTTGCAACAATTCTGTGGCTTGGCTTTGCAACACGCTTTCAACCTTGTGATTGATAATAACGCCCATAACAGCGCTAATGACAATAACAACCGCACACACCATCATGACAATTTTAGAACCAATTCTTGTAGATTTCATTCCCTTTGCCCTTTTAAAACTATTGATAGAGAACGATTATTATACATTATTTTGAAACTTTAATAAAACAATAATAAAACAAGAGAGGACAAAAAAGCGGAAAATGAAAGAGAGCCAAAGCCCTCCAAAGGAGAGGCAAAAAGAAATAAAAATTACCTTTTAGAGAATTGCGGGCTTCTTCTGGCCTTTCTTTTACCATATTTTTTGCGTTCAACCACCCTTGAATCCCTAGTGAGCAAGCCCTTAGGTTTTAAAATGGCTCTAAAAGCAATATCATAAGCGTTCAAAGCCTTAGAAATGCCATGCCTTAAGGCTTCCGCTTGCGCTGAATAGCCCCCACCAAAAACCACCGCTTTAATATCCACAGATTGTTCTTGTTTGGTTAAAAGTAAAGGTTGCATGACTTTCATTTTAATGGCTTCATGCCCGCCTAACCATTGATTCAGGCTTTGTTCATTGATACTCAATCCGCCTTTACCCGGAGTGAGCCACACTTTAGCGATAGCGGTTTTTCTTTTACCGGTAGCATAGATTTTTCTCATTTAGCGTCCTTTTTGCTAGTTTGTGCGGTGTGAGGGTGCTTATCATCACGATAAACTTTGAGTTTTTTAATCATCGCTTTCCCTAATTTCGTTTTAGGGAGCATGCCCCTAACGGCTAAGTGGTAGAGCTTTTCGGGGGTTTTTTCTAGCATTTCTTGGAGAGTCTTGCTCTTAGTGCTGCCAAAATAGCCTGAATGGGTAAAATACTCTTTATCCTCTAATTTCATGCCTGAAAATTTAACCTTATTAGCGTTGATAACCACCACAAAATCCCCACAATCCACATTAGGGGTGTAAAAAGGGCGGTGTTTGCCTCTTAAAAGCACAGCGATTTCAGTGATCAAGCGGCCAAAAACTTTGTCTTTAGCGTCTAAAACGACCCAATCACGAACGATGTCATTGACTTTAGCAGTCTTTGTCATGAGAATCCTTTGATAAAATTAAAGCACCCATTATAAGGAAATAAGCTTAAATATTGCTGAATTTAAGGAAAGTTTAAAGTTTAAAAATAGGGTTTTTTAAAAAATTTGTTTGATTGCTTTTGATTTTATGGTAAAACTCATTTCTTAAGTAAAATTCATTTCCTTAAGGGGATAGGGAGGTATTTTACAATAACCCTCCCCTACAACCCCCAACTTAAAAACCCCCTAACCCCAAAAGACCGCTTAAAAAAGACCGCTTGATTCAAGAAAAGCTCTTTACTATTTGATCGTAAAAATACCAAAAAGCCTTTATTTTTGCTCCTGATTAAGCCTTTCTTCTATCTTTTTGATTTGGTGGCTCATTTGAGCGCTCGCATTGATTTGATTGATGAGCATGTAAAGGTTTATCATCATCAAAAGCACCACCACAAGCCCTAAAAAAAACACGATTTTAACGGCTTTTTTAGCGATTTCTAGGGCTTCTTGTTCTTTTTGCATGCGTTTTTAATTTTCCAATTCTTCTGGGGATAAATCTTTATAAAAGCGTTCTAATTCAAAGCTCTCGCCCAAATACGCAGCGATTTCTTGGGAATCCACAAGGGCGTTTTGCAAGCAACTCGTCGCGCCTGGAGAGGGGGTCATGTTGAAAGTGATGCCTTTATGGGTGCAAATCTTTTTTTCACCTAATTCTAGCTTTCGCTTGGTTCTGTCTAAAACTTGCGGGCGCAC contains:
- a CDS encoding DUF5408 family protein; this encodes MQKEQEALEIAKKAVKIVFFLGLVVVLLMMINLYMLINQINASAQMSHQIKKIEERLNQEQK
- the glmM gene encoding phosphoglucosamine mutase, whose translation is MKIFGTDGVRGKAGVKLTPMFVMRLGIAAGLYFKKHSQTNKILIGKDTRKSGYMVENALVSALTSIGYNVIQIGPMPTPAIAFLTEDMRCDAGIMISASHNPFEDNGIKFFNSYGYKLKEEEERAIEEIFHDEGLLHSSYKVGESVGSAKRIDDVIGRYIVHLKHSFPKHLNLQNLRIVLDTANGAAYKVAPVVFSELGADVLVINDEPNGCNINEQCGALHPNQLSQEVKKYRADLGFAFDGDADRLVVVDNLGNIVHGDKLLGVLGVYQKSKNALSSQAIVATNMSNLALKEYLKSQDLELKHCAIGDKFVSECMRLNKANFGGEQSGHIIFSDYAKTGDGLVCALQVSALVLESRLVSSVALNPFELYPQSLVNLNVQKKPPLESLKGYSALLKELDQLEIRHLIRYSGTENKLRILLEAKDEKLLESKMQELKEFFEGHLC
- the rplM gene encoding 50S ribosomal protein L13, coding for MTKTAKVNDIVRDWVVLDAKDKVFGRLITEIAVLLRGKHRPFYTPNVDCGDFVVVINANKVKFSGMKLEDKEYFTHSGYFGSTKSKTLQEMLEKTPEKLYHLAVRGMLPKTKLGKAMIKKLKVYRDDKHPHTAQTSKKDAK
- a CDS encoding dentin sialophosphopreproprotein; translated protein: MKAIKILFIMTLSLNAISVNRALFDLKDSQLKGELTPKIVNFGGYKSSTKEWGASALNYINAANGDAKKFSALVEKMRFNSGILGNFRAHARLRQALKLQKNLKYCLKIIARDSFYSYRTGIYIPLGISLKDQKTAQKMLADLSVVGAYLKKQQENEKAQSPYYRSNNYYNSYYSPYYGMYGMYGMGMYGMYGMGMYDFYDFYDGMYGFYPNMFFMMQVQDYLMLENYMYAIDQEEILDHDDSLNQLDTPTDDDRDDKDDKSLQQANLMSFYRDPKFSKGIQTNRLNSALVNLDNSRMLKDNSLFHTKAMPTKSVDAITSQAKELNHLVGQIKGMKQDGASPSKIDSVVNKAMEVRDKLDNNLNQLDNDLKDQKGLSSEQQAQVDKALDSVQQLSHSSDVVGNYLDGSLKIDGDDRDDLNDAMNNPMQQPVQQTPINNMDNTRANDSKDQGGNALINPNNTTNDDHNDDHMDTNTTDTGNANDTPTDDKDASGNNTGDMNNTDTGNTDTGNTDTGNTDDMSNMNNGNDDAGNANDDMNNANDMGDDMNNANDMNDDMGNGNDDMGDMGDMNDDMGGDMGN
- the rpsT gene encoding 30S ribosomal protein S20, which translates into the protein MANHKSAEKRIRQTIKRTERNRFYKTKIKNIIKAVREAVAVNDVAKAQERLKIANKELHKFVSKGILKKNTASRKVSRLNASVKKIALA
- the rpsI gene encoding 30S ribosomal protein S9: MRKIYATGKRKTAIAKVWLTPGKGGLSINEQSLNQWLGGHEAIKMKVMQPLLLTKQEQSVDIKAVVFGGGYSAQAEALRHGISKALNAYDIAFRAILKPKGLLTRDSRVVERKKYGKRKARRSPQFSKR
- the prfA gene encoding peptide chain release factor 1, which translates into the protein MSILAEKLSSILKRYDELTALLSSTEVVSDIKKLTELSKEQSSIEEISIASKEYLSVLENIKENKELLEDKELSELAKEELKILEIQKSDLEIAIKQLLIPKDPNDDKNIYLELRAGTGGDEAGIFVGDLFKAYCRYADLKKWKVEVVSSSENSVGGYKEIIVLIKGKGVYSRLKFEAGTHRVQRVPETESQGRIHTSAITVAIMPEVDDVEVTLNPGDLKIEVFRAGGHGGQCVNTTDSAVRITHLPTNISVSMQDEKSQHKNKDKALKILKARLYEKQIEEQQLANAKDRKEQVGSGDRSERIRTYNYPQNRLSEHRINLTLYSLEEIMLSGNLDEVINPLIAHAQSQFE
- the tlpC gene encoding methyl-accepting chemotaxis protein TlpC, which codes for MKSTRIGSKIVMMVCAVVIVISAVMGVIINHKVESVLQSQATELLQKKAQLVSFKIQGIMKRIFMGANTLEKFLSDENSAISDTLKRRMLSEFLLANPHVLLISAIYTNNNERVITAMNMDSKIAYPNTTLNENMINQIHSLKSITRSDPYYKEVNGDKIYGMDITLPLMGKNQNVIGALNLFLNIDAFYTDVIGQKKSNTFLMGKDGRLLISPNREIQDKILSAINPDKRVAKAVEYYNQNEAGTLSYHSLSGNTETFLAIQPFDLFEEKGNNGNHWRWAIGKYVNKSLVFKEATNTKFIITTTLILGVLVLAFLVFIIISNLITKRISRVNNTLNDFFNLLNNPKNNHAISLTPPSAYDEIGQMQASINENILKTQESIQADNKAIQNSIEVANFVENGDFTQEIACVPKNKDLQALRNTINSIIQYFRNQIGANIESLNNALEHYKNLDFTHHIQDPKANMEKALNTLGQEISSMLKASLGFANALNHESKDLKTCVDNLTKTAHKQERSLKNTTQSLEEITNIITTIDSKSQEMISQGEDIKSVVDMIRDIADQTNLLALNAAIEAARAGEHGRGFAVVADEVRKLAERTQKSLSEIEANINILVQSIADNAESIKMQNKGVENIHNSINALQQDVQDNLTIANHSLQVSTKIDGISQDILEDVSKKKF